Proteins encoded together in one Triticum dicoccoides isolate Atlit2015 ecotype Zavitan chromosome 7B, WEW_v2.0, whole genome shotgun sequence window:
- the LOC119342163 gene encoding disease resistance protein RPP13-like gives MAESAISAVLGNVSTLALQETTLLCCASSEVEFLKHDLKRLQCFLRDANNKQRRGDEEKVDIDGELPQDYGPIHQNFEDVVMVGFENEYKEIVGKLVDTEKSLSAISIVAMGGAGKTTLARKAYTSPGVKRHFEAVCWVTVSQKFKGIDLLNDIMKQITGSTHRPDDQMQEHEVGKKIHDFLLQKRYLVVLDDVWETDTWEQLNRKVKAFPDATNGSRVLLTTRKEDVANHVPMPTNVHPLKKLDEEKSWELFSSKALPSYKRSAIRNVDEFEELGKRSYKEM, from the exons ATGGCCGAGTCGGCCATTAGCGCCGTGCTTGGCAACGTCAGCACCCTTGCGCTTCAGGAGACCACACTGCTGTGTTGCGCAAGCAGTGAGGTGGAGTTCCTGAAACATGACCTGAAGCGGCTGCAATGCTTCCTTAGAGACGCCAACAACAAACAGAGGCGGGGAGATGAAG AAAAGGTTGATATTGATGGTGAGTTGCCTCAAGATTATGGTCCTATTCACCAAAATTTTGAAGATGTTGTTATGGTTGGTTTCGAGAATGAATACAAAGAAATAGTGGGGAAGTTAGTTGACACAGAGAAGAGTCTTAGTGCCATCTCCATAGTTGCTATGGGTGGTGCGGGGAAAACAACACTTGCTAGAAAAGCCTACACTTCGCCTGGAGTGAAACGACATTTTGAGGCAGTTTGTTGGGTGACTGTATCTCAAAAGTTTAAAGGCATTGATTTACTAAATGATATTATGAAACAAATAACTGGGAGTACACATAGGCCAGACGATCAAATGCAAGAGCATGAGGTGGGAAAGAAGATCCATGATTTTCTGTTGCAAAAGAGATACTTAGTAGTTCTCGATGATGTGTGGGAAACAGATACATGGGAGCAATTAAACAGAAAGGTTAAAGCGTTTCCAGATGCAACTAATGGTAGTAGAGTACTGTTAACCACACGAAAGGAAGATGTTGCAAATCATGTTCCAATGCCAACCAATGTTCATCCTTTGAAGAAGTTAGATGAAGAGAAAAGCTGGGAACTTTTCAGTAGCAAAGCTTTACCATCATACAAAAGGTCTGCAATACGAAATGTGGATGAGTTTGAAGAACTTGGGAAGAGATCTTACAAAGAAATGTGA
- the LOC119339778 gene encoding uncharacterized protein LOC119339778 — MVPEAWASRTTAVEVVPSRSASVLLLPSWFCVVCLLLALGVGPCVHLAFGVEVGDRYFSDVNCGNRSFVAVGRGLYAWSGDHRIFMHEMRFSWGYWPQIGEELR; from the exons ATGGTGCCGGAGGCATGGGCCTCccgcacgacggcggtggaggtggttccctcccgctcgGCGTCGGTGTTGCTGCTCCCGTCGTG GTTTTGTGTTGTTTGCCTGCTTCTCGCTCTCGGGGTAGGTCCCTGCGTCCATCTTGCCTTCGGCGTTGAG GTTGGTGATAGATACTTTTCTGATGTTAACTGTGGAAATAG ATCCTTCGTTGCTGTTGGTCGTGGCCTTTATGCTTGGAGTGGGGATCATAGGATTTTTATGCACGAGATGAGATTCTCATGGGGTTACTGGCCACAAATAGGCGAG GAGCTTCGGTAA